Part of the Tolypothrix sp. PCC 7910 genome, CCTTTACTCGTGCAAATTTTTATGATTTATTTTGGCATACCTGCGATCGCGCAAGAATTGGGTTTTACTTTCTCATTTGATCGCTTAGTTGCTGGAGTAGTTGCTTTAACTTTGAATAGCGCCGCCTACATTGCAGAAATTGTCCGTGCTGGGATTCAATCAATTGAACCAGGACAAGCCGAAGCCTCTCAATCACTTGGATTAAGTGCTGTACAAACCATGCGCTATGTAATTTTTCCCCAAGCTTTACGGCGGATGATTCCACCCTTAGGTAATGAATTTATTAGTTTATTGAAAGATACTAGTTTAGTTGCAGTAATCGGATTTGAAGAATTGTTCCGCAAAGGACAATTAATTGTTGCAGATAATTATCGCGCCTTTGAAATTTATGCAGCTGTTGCTGTCGTTTATCTATGCTTAACACTGCTTTCTTCCCAAGCATTTAGTCGTTTAGAAGCATGGATGAATCCGGTGAAACGCTCTTAATAATTACTAATTCGTAATTCGTAATACCCTTCTCCTAACGGAGACGCTGCGCGAATGGGAAGCGCAAAGTGCTACGTAATTCGTAATTAGAAGAAAAATTATTTTAACCGCCGATGAAGTATCGATAAACACAGATAAACGCCGATAAAGAATCTGCGTTCATCGGCGTTTATCTGCGGTTAAATATTTATGTTTTTTAACTACTCAACTGCACCGAGAATTTTTAAAGTTGCTTTTTGAGTAGCGCTTAAACCCGTGATACCTTGAATGTTCATTCCTTCATAAGGACGAGGCGATCGCAAAATTTGCAAGCATTCCCCTGTGGCGATATCCCATAGCCGAATTGTCTCATCTTGAGAACCGCTGGCTAAAATTGGTCTGTGAGGATGAAATGCGATCGCCCAAATCCAATTACTATGTCCTTGCAGTATATTGAGACATTCCCCAGTTTCCTTATGCCAAAGTATGATTGTTTGGTCGTGGCTGACACTAGCAACTAAATCCCCTTGGGGGTGAAATTTGACTTCGGTAACAGTGGTTGTATGTCCCTGTAATGTTTGCCAACTATTATCTGTACTGATATCCCAAAATTTGATTTTATAGCTGATATCGCCAACAGCTAAAACTCTGCTGTCTGGACTGAAAGCAATAGAACTAAACCAACTTTGTTTTTCTTCTAATATTTTCAAACATTCCCCTGTAGCTACATCCCAGAGACGAATGCTATTGTCGCTGCTACTAGCTAGATATTGACTATTCGGACTCCAGGTAACAGAAAATACCCAATCTGTATGCCCCGCTAAAGTTCTGAGACATTCTCCAGTATTGACATCCCAAAGTTTAATTGTCTTGTCTGCACTACCACTAACAAGAGTGCTTCCATCGGGACTAAAGGCTAAGGAAAAGATGAAACTTGTATGTCCTGTTAAAGTTCTCAGGCATTTCCCTGTAGTCACATTCCAGATACGAATTGTGCGATCGAGGCTTCCACTGGCTAATATATGACCATCGGCACTGTAAACAATGGTCATGACTTCGCGACTATGACCATAAAAGCTTTTGAGGGAATTTCCTGTAGCAACATCCCACAATCTGACTGTAAAGCCTGTGTTTCCCGCTAATAAATCACCATCAGGGCTGAAAACTACGGAATCAATAAAACTGGGATAACCCTGTAATGTTTTGATGCATTCTCCTGTAGCTACCTGCCATAACCTAATACTTTGGTCTTCAGCACCGCTAGCAAGCAGTTGCCCATCAGGACTAAAGGCTACTGACCATACACGAGTGGTATGACCCGAGAGAGTTTTAATGCACTGTCCGGTTTTAATATCCCATAAAGTAATAACTGAGGCTTCACCTGCGATCGCTAACGTTTGACCATCGGGACTAAAGGCAATTGACCAAACTAACTCAATCACCTGTCCCTGCAATGTTTTCCGGCATCGCCCCGTGCGGACATCCCACAACTTTACAGTGTTATCTTCACTACCAGTGGCTAGAATACGTCCATTGGGGCTGAAGCTAACTGACCAAACGGCTTGAGTATGTTCAGCCAGAGTATACAGACATTCACCCGTCCTCACATCCCAAATTTTCGCCGTTTTATCTTCACTACCGCTAGCCAGAAGTGTTCCATCTGGGCTGAAGTCTACTGGGCCAACAGTGTTTGTGTGTCCTTGTAAGGATTTTAAGTATTCGCCACTATGGATATCCCAGAGTTTAATTGTGTTATCTCGGCTACTGCTAGCAAGAAGCATTCCATCCGGGCTGAAGCGCGATAACCAACCACGGACTGTATCTTCTTGTAAAGTCAGTAAACATTGCCCAGTGTTGACATCCCAACGTTTAATGATGCCATTTCCACAACAACTTGCTAGAGTTTTACCATCTCTGCTGAAGTTAACTAGCCAAACCCAGCCGGTATGGCCTTCAAAGTTCCGCATTTGTTCACTATCTTCTATATTCCACAGGCGCACACCACCATTAGCATCACCTGTGACTAAATGCTTACCATCTGGGCTAAATTCTACTACTAAAATATTGACGAGAGCATCACTAAAATTTGAGTTTTTCACATTAGTATTGCTCAAATTTACTTGATGCAGATTAATACCCTGTAGGTAAGCTTGCCAAATTGTTAAACCCGACAAATCGTAGTTAGTAAAATCAACGTTTAGCTGACGCAGAAGATTAATAATATTGCCGCCAGCGTATCCAGGCGTTGTGGAAAATTTTTCTTGTAAAATAGCAATAATTTCTGTTAGTCGCCTTTCAATTGCTAAGGGATTCGCTAATCGAGTTTTTAACCGATTCAATAGCGGTTCTAAAATTACGCGCCTTTGACTTTCTCTGACATAATCTTTAGCCGTTGCTTCTATTAAGGCGTAGGAATTCAATAGTTGGATTTCCCCTGAGTTAATTTCACTACATACCTTTTTAATGAGTTTGTCTGTGACATACTCCATGACTACAGGTTGTTGGGTGTAGCGACCTGACTGCTTTTCTATGAGCGATCGCCCTTGCAAAGATAACAATACTTCTAGCAATTCTCGCTTAGAGATTTTGGGGACAATATCCTCTTGTAATTCGGTGATATTTACCCATTCTCGTTTTGCTGCTAGCCAGTACATCACTTGCTTTTCGTTAACTGACAAGCGATTAAACTGTTGCTCTAATATTTCTCTAATATCACCAAAAACAACAGGAGCTTGCCCAAGAAATTGTAAAATGTTGCCATCAAATAGATACTGAATTGTTGTAGCAACAATTTTTAAAGCTAGAGGATTACCTGTATAACGCTGAATTAAGCTATCACGTTCATCAGTTGCATTTACCAATCCTTTTGTGGTGAG contains:
- a CDS encoding NB-ARC domain-containing protein — protein: MTFEQAMLVLDLVLQHKHLSDIQELVLRQSWEGYTYAEMAQSSGYDDDYIRDVGFRLWQTLSKALGENVNKSNIKSVLRRRYASIPPSELQMSPAVMEQAPKTGPQQDWGEAIDVSIFYGRIAEQAQLQQWIVQEKCRLVALLGMGGMGKTALSVKLAEQVQNDFDYVIWRSLRNAPPIMSLLKNIILFLSQQQEINIPETIEGHISCLMKYLRSQRCLIVLDNTESILESGKASGCYRSGYEGYGQLFRRVGDERHQSCLIFTSREKPIGFTAREGVNLPVRSLQLTGLPLAEAQQILTTKGLVNATDERDSLIQRYTGNPLALKIVATTIQYLFDGNILQFLGQAPVVFGDIREILEQQFNRLSVNEKQVMYWLAAKREWVNITELQEDIVPKISKRELLEVLLSLQGRSLIEKQSGRYTQQPVVMEYVTDKLIKKVCSEINSGEIQLLNSYALIEATAKDYVRESQRRVILEPLLNRLKTRLANPLAIERRLTEIIAILQEKFSTTPGYAGGNIINLLRQLNVDFTNYDLSGLTIWQAYLQGINLHQVNLSNTNVKNSNFSDALVNILVVEFSPDGKHLVTGDANGGVRLWNIEDSEQMRNFEGHTGWVWLVNFSRDGKTLASCCGNGIIKRWDVNTGQCLLTLQEDTVRGWLSRFSPDGMLLASSSRDNTIKLWDIHSGEYLKSLQGHTNTVGPVDFSPDGTLLASGSEDKTAKIWDVRTGECLYTLAEHTQAVWSVSFSPNGRILATGSEDNTVKLWDVRTGRCRKTLQGQVIELVWSIAFSPDGQTLAIAGEASVITLWDIKTGQCIKTLSGHTTRVWSVAFSPDGQLLASGAEDQSIRLWQVATGECIKTLQGYPSFIDSVVFSPDGDLLAGNTGFTVRLWDVATGNSLKSFYGHSREVMTIVYSADGHILASGSLDRTIRIWNVTTGKCLRTLTGHTSFIFSLAFSPDGSTLVSGSADKTIKLWDVNTGECLRTLAGHTDWVFSVTWSPNSQYLASSSDNSIRLWDVATGECLKILEEKQSWFSSIAFSPDSRVLAVGDISYKIKFWDISTDNSWQTLQGHTTTVTEVKFHPQGDLVASVSHDQTIILWHKETGECLNILQGHSNWIWAIAFHPHRPILASGSQDETIRLWDIATGECLQILRSPRPYEGMNIQGITGLSATQKATLKILGAVE